One genomic region from Deltaproteobacteria bacterium encodes:
- a CDS encoding undecaprenyl-diphosphate phosphatase produces the protein MLTWWQAVVLGLVEGITEYLPVSSTGHLILTSSLLHLDRPETKDALDAYLVVVQGGAILAVLGLYRSRVAQMVRGLLGRDAGGLRLAGNLALAFVPAAVAGVLLSKAIKSTLFSDWPVLAALAAGGLWMIWLGRRSLRGRDDVAAISWRTALGIGLFQTLALWPGTSRSMVTIGGGMLLGLSAVAAAEFSFLLGLPTLGAACVHDLAGNLRHAAQGGGPSMFQQLGILPIVLGFAVATVAAALAVRWLVSFLTRHGLAPFGWYRLALAAVLAVLLVTGAVSVG, from the coding sequence ATGCTCACGTGGTGGCAGGCGGTCGTGCTGGGGTTGGTGGAGGGCATCACCGAGTACCTCCCGGTCAGCTCGACGGGGCATCTGATCCTCACCTCGTCGCTCCTGCACCTGGATCGGCCGGAGACGAAGGACGCGCTCGACGCCTACCTCGTCGTCGTCCAGGGCGGCGCCATCCTGGCCGTCCTCGGCCTCTATCGGTCCCGCGTCGCGCAGATGGTGCGGGGCCTCCTCGGACGCGATGCCGGCGGCTTGCGGCTGGCCGGCAATCTTGCGCTCGCCTTCGTCCCCGCGGCGGTGGCCGGCGTGCTGCTCAGCAAGGCCATCAAATCGACCCTGTTCAGCGACTGGCCCGTGCTCGCGGCGCTGGCGGCGGGCGGGTTGTGGATGATCTGGCTCGGCCGGCGGAGCCTCCGCGGACGCGACGACGTGGCGGCGATCTCCTGGCGGACGGCGCTCGGCATCGGGCTCTTTCAGACGCTCGCGCTCTGGCCGGGCACGTCGCGCTCGATGGTGACGATCGGGGGAGGCATGCTGCTCGGGCTGAGCGCCGTGGCGGCGGCGGAGTTTTCCTTCCTGCTCGGGCTGCCGACGCTGGGCGCGGCCTGCGTGCACGACCTCGCCGGCAACCTGCGGCACGCGGCCCAGGGTGGCGGCCCGTCGATGTTCCAGCAGCTCGGCATCCTGCCGATCGTGCTCGGATTCGCCGTGGCGACGGTTGCCGCCGCGCTCGCCGTGCGCTGGCTGGTGTCCTTCCTCACCCGCCACGGGCTGGCGCCGTTCGGCTGGTACCGGCTCGCGCTCGCGGCGGTCCTCGCCGTGCTGCTCGTCACGGGCGCCGTCAGCGTTGGCTGA
- a CDS encoding amino acid permease, with the protein MATPESKAPAPSGPRPQVIVVTTAMLVFISYWRAAAIVLCDMASTVYYIGGIVEQAIGKAAPWYIGAVMLFAYAVRGVYIESCAMFVRGGVYRVVKEAMGGTLAKLSVSALMFDYVLTGPISGVSAGQYIVGLANELLHVVHLPIAIPSAAGSAAIAVGITLYFWHQNILGIEESSDKAMKIMGVTTVMVVVMMLWCGATLWTRGATLPPFDLHFSNEALGWLGGTGWEKKIGALGILIAFGHSILAMSGEESLAQVNREIAYPKVPNLIRAGFIIFLFSMLTTGLISFFAVLIIPDDVRMSAYSDNLVGGLAMYVVGPLSVRLVLRAFVVVVGFLILAGAVNTAIVGSNGVLNRVAEDGVLADWFRLPHRRYGTTHRIINMVVGLQIFTIVASRGNVYALGEAYAFGVVWSFVFKALSMVMLRFKDRRPREWRVPLNVRVGRWELPVGLTLIFLVLLATALVNLVTKKVATQWGVAFTIVFFVIFWISEHVRRRNSGAVQHLEKFNVRYTPELEPEIVGVRPGCKVVPVRDPKNLQHLDRALQDAETEDADVVVPTVKVERELVATGTNPNFTPDEQAIFTAVVDLAEKHGKTVVPLVLTSNDVYFAIARTAQELGAREVILGRSGKLAPDVQAEAFAIRWGAVEPNPDREVKVRIVSSREDLRFAV; encoded by the coding sequence GTGGCCACCCCCGAATCGAAAGCCCCGGCGCCGTCCGGGCCACGGCCCCAGGTCATCGTCGTCACGACGGCGATGCTCGTCTTCATCTCCTACTGGCGCGCGGCCGCGATCGTCCTCTGCGACATGGCGTCGACGGTGTACTACATCGGCGGCATCGTCGAGCAGGCGATCGGCAAGGCGGCGCCCTGGTACATCGGGGCCGTCATGCTCTTCGCGTACGCGGTGCGCGGCGTCTACATCGAGTCCTGCGCGATGTTCGTCCGCGGCGGCGTCTACCGCGTCGTCAAGGAGGCGATGGGCGGGACGCTCGCCAAGCTCTCGGTCTCGGCCCTCATGTTCGACTACGTGCTGACCGGCCCGATCAGCGGCGTGTCGGCCGGGCAGTACATCGTCGGGCTCGCCAACGAGCTGCTCCACGTCGTCCACCTGCCGATCGCGATCCCGTCCGCCGCCGGGTCGGCCGCCATCGCCGTCGGCATCACGCTCTACTTCTGGCACCAGAACATCCTCGGCATCGAGGAGTCGAGCGACAAGGCGATGAAGATCATGGGCGTCACCACGGTGATGGTCGTCGTGATGATGCTCTGGTGCGGCGCGACGCTGTGGACCCGCGGGGCGACGCTGCCGCCCTTCGACCTCCACTTCAGCAACGAGGCCCTCGGCTGGCTCGGCGGCACGGGCTGGGAGAAGAAGATCGGGGCGCTCGGCATCCTCATCGCCTTCGGCCACTCGATCCTCGCGATGAGCGGCGAGGAGTCGCTCGCCCAGGTGAACCGGGAGATCGCCTACCCCAAGGTGCCGAACCTCATCCGTGCAGGCTTCATCATCTTCCTCTTCAGCATGCTGACGACGGGGCTTATCTCGTTCTTTGCGGTGCTGATCATCCCGGACGACGTCCGCATGAGCGCCTACAGCGACAACCTGGTCGGCGGCCTCGCGATGTACGTGGTCGGCCCGCTGTCGGTGCGTCTCGTGCTGCGTGCCTTCGTGGTCGTGGTCGGCTTCCTCATTCTGGCGGGAGCGGTGAACACCGCGATCGTCGGCTCGAACGGCGTGCTCAACCGCGTGGCCGAGGACGGCGTCCTGGCCGACTGGTTCCGGCTCCCGCACCGGCGCTACGGGACCACGCACCGGATCATCAACATGGTCGTCGGGCTGCAGATCTTCACGATCGTCGCGAGCCGCGGCAACGTCTACGCGCTCGGCGAAGCCTACGCGTTCGGTGTGGTGTGGAGCTTCGTGTTCAAGGCGCTCTCCATGGTGATGCTGCGCTTCAAGGACCGACGGCCCCGGGAGTGGCGCGTGCCGCTGAACGTTCGGGTGGGACGGTGGGAGCTCCCGGTCGGGCTGACGCTCATCTTCCTCGTGCTCCTCGCGACGGCCCTGGTGAACCTGGTCACGAAGAAGGTGGCCACGCAGTGGGGCGTCGCCTTCACGATCGTGTTCTTCGTCATCTTCTGGATCTCGGAGCACGTCCGGCGCCGGAACAGCGGCGCCGTCCAGCACCTCGAGAAATTCAACGTCCGCTACACGCCCGAGCTCGAGCCCGAGATCGTCGGGGTGCGACCGGGGTGCAAGGTCGTCCCGGTGCGTGACCCGAAGAACCTGCAGCACCTCGACCGGGCGCTCCAGGACGCCGAGACCGAGGACGCCGACGTCGTCGTGCCGACCGTGAAGGTCGAGCGCGAGCTGGTGGCCACCGGAACCAACCCGAACTTCACGCCCGACGAGCAGGCGATCTTCACGGCGGTCGTGGACCTCGCCGAGAAGCACGGCAAGACGGTGGTCCCGCTCGTGCTCACGTCGAACGACGTCTACTTCGCGATCGCCCGCACGGCGCAGGAGCTCGGCGCCCGCGAGGTCATCCTCGGCCGCTCCGGCAAGCTTGCCCCCGACGTCCAGGCGGAAGCGTTCGCGATCCGGTGGGGCGCGGTCGAGCCCAACCCGGACCGGGAGGTCAAGGTCCGCATCGTCTCGAGCCGCGAAGACCTGCGCTTCGCGGTCTGA
- a CDS encoding carbohydrate porin, which produces MDYQFIADPGDNAARGPVSVVSLRLHVQQVAGHD; this is translated from the coding sequence GTGGACTACCAGTTCATCGCCGATCCCGGCGACAACGCCGCCCGTGGTCCGGTGTCGGTCGTCTCCCTCCGGCTCCACGTACAACAGGTCGCCGGACACGACTGA
- the scpA gene encoding methylmalonyl-CoA mutase → MADSTSRADLDLWRRLAGKERKGAAPDGLVWHTPEGIDVNPLYTAADVQGLEFLDTVPGAFPFLRGPRATMYAGQPWTIRQYGGFSTAEETNAFFRRNLAAGQTGLSIAFDLATHRGYDSDHPRVVGDVGKAGVAIDSVEDMKLVFDGVPLDRVSVSMTMNGAVLPVLASFIVAGEEQGVPPEKLTGTIQNDILKEFMVRNTYIYPPTPSMRIVADIIAHTSRHMPRFNSISISGYHMQEAGATCDLELAFTLADGLEYVRAALSRGLDIDAFAGRLSFFFAIGMSFFMEVAKLRAARLLWATLVKQHFSPKQQSSLMLRTHCQTSGASLTEQDPFNNVIRTTIEAMAAVFGGTQSLHTNAFDEAIALPTDASARVARNTQLILQLETGIPRVIDPWGGSYFMESLTHALARKALVIVEEVEAMGGMTRAIEAGMPKLRIEETAARRQARVDRGEDVIVGVNKFQLAEEPTLDIREIDNTAVREAQVARLKRIRATRDAARVRASLEALTRGAETGNGNLLELSIDAARARATVGEISEALEKVWGRYRAEIRAISGVYGRQFAGDEEWAALRKDVEQFAVEHGRRPRILVAKIGQDGHDRGAKVIATAFADLGFDVDIGTLFQTPEEVARQAVENDVHVVGISTQSGGHKTLVPQLVRELERSGARDIIVIVGGIIPSRDHAFLEQAGVKAVFGPG, encoded by the coding sequence ATGGCGGACAGCACCTCCCGGGCCGACCTGGACCTCTGGCGCAGGCTCGCCGGCAAGGAGCGCAAGGGCGCCGCCCCCGACGGCCTGGTCTGGCACACGCCCGAGGGGATCGACGTGAACCCGCTCTACACCGCGGCCGACGTGCAGGGCCTGGAGTTCCTGGACACCGTTCCGGGTGCCTTCCCGTTCCTGCGCGGCCCGCGTGCCACGATGTATGCCGGGCAGCCCTGGACGATCCGCCAGTACGGCGGCTTCTCGACCGCCGAGGAGACCAACGCCTTCTTCCGGCGGAACCTGGCGGCCGGCCAGACCGGGCTCTCGATCGCCTTCGACCTCGCCACCCATCGTGGCTACGACAGCGACCATCCGCGGGTGGTCGGCGACGTCGGCAAGGCGGGGGTGGCGATCGACTCGGTCGAGGACATGAAGCTCGTCTTCGACGGCGTCCCGCTCGACCGGGTCTCGGTGTCGATGACCATGAACGGCGCCGTGCTGCCCGTGCTCGCGAGCTTCATCGTGGCGGGCGAAGAGCAGGGGGTGCCGCCCGAGAAGCTCACCGGGACGATCCAGAACGACATCCTGAAGGAGTTCATGGTCCGCAACACCTACATCTACCCGCCCACGCCCTCGATGCGGATCGTCGCCGACATCATCGCCCACACCAGCCGGCACATGCCGCGCTTCAACTCGATCTCGATCTCCGGCTACCACATGCAGGAGGCCGGGGCGACGTGCGACCTGGAGCTCGCCTTCACGCTCGCCGACGGCCTGGAGTACGTGCGCGCCGCGCTCTCGCGCGGGCTCGACATCGACGCCTTCGCCGGCCGGCTCTCGTTCTTCTTCGCGATCGGGATGAGCTTCTTCATGGAGGTCGCGAAGCTCCGGGCCGCGCGCCTCCTCTGGGCGACGCTCGTGAAGCAGCACTTCAGCCCGAAGCAGCAGTCCTCGCTCATGCTCCGCACGCACTGCCAGACCTCGGGCGCGAGCCTCACCGAGCAGGATCCCTTCAACAACGTGATCCGGACGACGATCGAGGCGATGGCGGCGGTCTTCGGGGGCACCCAGAGCCTGCACACCAATGCCTTCGACGAGGCGATTGCGCTCCCGACCGACGCCTCGGCCCGGGTCGCCCGCAACACCCAGCTGATCCTCCAGCTCGAGACCGGCATCCCGCGGGTCATCGACCCGTGGGGCGGCTCCTACTTCATGGAGTCGCTGACGCACGCGCTGGCGCGGAAGGCGCTCGTCATCGTCGAGGAGGTCGAGGCGATGGGCGGCATGACGCGGGCCATCGAGGCGGGCATGCCGAAGCTCCGCATCGAGGAGACCGCCGCGCGCCGGCAGGCGCGCGTCGACCGGGGCGAGGACGTGATCGTCGGCGTCAACAAATTCCAGCTCGCCGAGGAGCCGACGCTCGACATCCGGGAGATCGACAACACGGCCGTGCGCGAGGCGCAGGTCGCACGACTGAAGCGGATCCGGGCGACGCGGGACGCGGCGCGGGTGCGGGCCTCGCTCGAGGCGCTCACCCGAGGGGCCGAGACGGGAAACGGGAACCTGCTCGAGCTGTCGATCGACGCGGCCCGGGCGCGCGCCACGGTGGGCGAGATCTCGGAGGCGCTCGAGAAGGTCTGGGGGCGGTACCGGGCCGAGATCCGCGCCATCTCGGGCGTCTACGGCCGCCAGTTCGCCGGCGACGAGGAATGGGCGGCCCTCCGCAAGGACGTCGAGCAGTTCGCCGTCGAGCACGGGCGGCGGCCCCGCATCCTGGTCGCCAAGATCGGCCAGGACGGCCACGACCGCGGCGCCAAGGTGATCGCCACCGCGTTTGCCGACCTGGGCTTCGACGTCGACATCGGCACGCTCTTCCAGACCCCGGAGGAGGTCGCGCGCCAGGCGGTGGAGAACGACGTCCACG
- a CDS encoding LLM class F420-dependent oxidoreductase — translation MDLGRVGLWHFLDVFPASIARAAAREIEHLGFKALWIPEALGREAFTHAGFLLGATERLIVATGIANVWARDAMAMAAAQKTLAEAYPGRFLLGIGVSHAPLVAGMRGHDYAQPLAYLRRYLDAMDAAPYMAAAPAEPPPRVLAALHPKSLALARERAWGSHPYFVPPEHTARARRALGPGKLLAPEQMVCLERDPPTARAIARQAMRIYLGLPNYVRNLLSLGFTADDIANGGSDRLVDAIVAWGGIEAIAARVKAHHDAGADHVCLQVLRANPNELPREEWRELAAALLR, via the coding sequence ATGGATCTCGGACGGGTCGGCCTCTGGCATTTCCTCGACGTCTTCCCGGCGTCGATCGCGCGTGCGGCGGCGCGCGAGATCGAGCACCTCGGCTTCAAGGCCCTCTGGATTCCCGAGGCGCTCGGTCGGGAGGCATTCACGCACGCCGGGTTTCTGCTCGGCGCAACGGAGCGGCTCATCGTCGCGACCGGGATCGCGAACGTGTGGGCACGCGACGCCATGGCGATGGCGGCGGCGCAGAAGACGCTCGCCGAGGCATACCCCGGCCGCTTCCTTCTCGGCATCGGCGTGTCGCACGCGCCGCTCGTCGCGGGCATGCGCGGGCACGACTACGCGCAACCGCTCGCCTACCTCCGCCGCTACCTCGACGCCATGGACGCCGCGCCGTACATGGCCGCCGCGCCTGCCGAGCCGCCGCCGCGGGTGCTGGCGGCGCTCCATCCGAAGAGCCTCGCCCTCGCTCGTGAGCGCGCGTGGGGCTCCCACCCGTACTTCGTCCCGCCCGAGCACACGGCGCGGGCGCGCCGGGCGCTCGGCCCGGGGAAGCTCCTCGCGCCCGAGCAGATGGTCTGCCTCGAGCGGGACCCGCCCACCGCGCGGGCCATCGCCCGCCAGGCGATGCGGATCTACCTCGGGCTACCGAACTACGTTCGCAACCTGCTCTCGCTCGGCTTCACCGCCGACGACATCGCGAACGGCGGGAGCGATCGCCTCGTCGACGCAATCGTCGCGTGGGGGGGCATCGAGGCGATCGCGGCGCGTGTCAAGGCGCACCACGATGCCGGTGCGGATCATGTCTGCCTGCAAGTGCTGCGTGCGAACCCCAATGAGCTGCCGCGCGAGGAGTGGCGGGAGCTCGCCGCAGCCCTGCTGCGGTAG
- a CDS encoding PAS domain S-box protein, whose amino-acid sequence MHRGARGHHPPAVLSSPSTVASLRGRLRLLTVSLTVAFGAAALLAVSHLRVLETSVTEILSRNYRSIEAAEGMARVVAALRLAVRDGRCPSACADLRSAFERWLAVEHSNYTEPGEPELADRIDTKARALFASATAGAPIERLEGEANDLDHDLDALVALNKNAMFAADRGTRALANRLVLGVLATLAVLALVVAGTGWTLASAVARPLTELAARLRSVGPRGPYPALAHQPLAELEQVADEYRRMAERLEGFEQLNVEAVLDEKAKTEAVIESIDDGLVVLDPAGSVLHMNEVARAILGLEQIEVPGVPFDRLGSEHPHYLRLREAVRELLTHPDREPERVELALFLRGRDHYYVLRPTPLRARDGSRAGLILALQDVTYLRDQEARFEQLVATLSHELGSPLTSLRMAVELLGRDDAPAPRALVDAAQEDVARLQDLAQRLLDLSRARATSIPLERRNVDLREVIPRTVKLFALQAREKGIALESAVADAGLTIAGDPTKLTWALSNLLANALRYTPAGGSVRVEAASADGTVVVSVTDTGDGIPPDQQERIFERFVQSGEGGNIGAAGLGLSIVRDIVQAHGGRIHVESTVGAGSCFTLELPRG is encoded by the coding sequence ATGCATCGTGGGGCTCGTGGACACCATCCGCCGGCCGTGCTTTCCTCGCCCAGCACGGTGGCCTCTCTTCGTGGCCGACTCCGCCTCCTGACCGTCAGCCTGACGGTGGCGTTCGGCGCCGCCGCCCTCCTCGCCGTCTCGCACCTGCGCGTCCTCGAGACGTCGGTCACCGAGATCCTGTCGCGGAACTACCGGAGCATCGAGGCGGCCGAGGGCATGGCGCGCGTGGTGGCCGCCCTGCGGCTGGCGGTGCGCGACGGCCGCTGCCCGAGCGCGTGCGCCGATCTGCGGAGTGCATTCGAGCGCTGGCTCGCCGTCGAGCACAGCAACTACACCGAGCCGGGCGAGCCGGAGCTGGCCGACCGCATCGATACCAAGGCGCGCGCGCTCTTCGCGAGCGCGACGGCCGGCGCGCCGATCGAGCGCCTCGAAGGCGAGGCGAACGACCTCGACCACGACCTCGACGCGCTCGTCGCGCTCAACAAGAACGCCATGTTCGCCGCGGACCGCGGCACGCGGGCGCTCGCCAACCGGCTCGTCCTCGGCGTGCTCGCGACGCTCGCCGTGCTGGCGCTGGTCGTCGCCGGCACGGGCTGGACGCTCGCCAGCGCGGTCGCCCGTCCCCTCACCGAGCTCGCGGCGCGGCTGCGCTCGGTCGGGCCGCGGGGCCCCTACCCCGCGCTCGCGCACCAGCCGCTCGCGGAGCTCGAGCAGGTGGCCGACGAGTACCGCAGGATGGCCGAGCGCCTCGAGGGGTTCGAGCAGCTGAACGTCGAGGCCGTGCTCGACGAGAAGGCGAAGACCGAGGCGGTGATCGAGAGCATCGACGACGGCCTCGTCGTCCTCGACCCGGCCGGCAGCGTGCTGCACATGAACGAGGTGGCGCGCGCGATCCTCGGCCTCGAGCAGATCGAGGTGCCAGGCGTCCCATTCGACCGGCTCGGCAGCGAGCACCCGCATTACCTGCGCCTGCGGGAGGCCGTGCGGGAGCTCCTCACGCACCCCGACCGCGAACCCGAGCGCGTCGAGCTCGCGCTCTTCCTGCGCGGGCGAGACCACTACTACGTGCTGAGACCGACGCCGCTCCGGGCGCGCGACGGGTCGCGCGCCGGCCTCATCCTGGCGCTCCAGGACGTCACCTACCTCCGCGATCAGGAAGCGCGGTTCGAGCAGCTCGTCGCCACGCTCTCGCACGAGCTCGGGAGCCCGCTCACGTCGCTGCGCATGGCGGTCGAGCTGCTCGGCCGGGACGACGCGCCCGCGCCGCGCGCGCTCGTCGACGCCGCGCAGGAGGACGTCGCGCGCCTCCAGGATCTCGCCCAGCGGCTGCTCGACCTCTCGCGGGCGCGGGCCACGAGCATCCCGCTCGAGCGGCGCAACGTCGATCTGCGCGAGGTCATCCCGCGCACGGTGAAGCTGTTCGCGCTGCAGGCCCGGGAGAAGGGCATCGCGCTCGAGTCGGCGGTCGCCGATGCCGGCCTCACCATCGCCGGCGACCCGACCAAGCTCACGTGGGCGCTCTCCAACCTGCTCGCGAACGCGCTCCGCTACACGCCCGCGGGCGGCTCGGTGCGCGTCGAGGCGGCGTCCGCGGACGGGACGGTCGTCGTCTCGGTGACCGACACCGGCGACGGTATTCCACCCGATCAGCAGGAGCGGATCTTCGAGCGCTTCGTGCAATCCGGCGAGGGCGGCAACATCGGCGCTGCCGGTCTCGGCCTCTCCATCGTGCGGGACATCGTCCAGGCGCACGGCGGGCGCATCCACGTCGAGAGCACGGTCGGCGCGGGAAGCTGCTTCACGCTCGAGCTGCCGCGCGGCTGA
- a CDS encoding sigma-54-dependent Fis family transcriptional regulator: MASILIVDDEKNIRSHLTTYVRGLGHTAEATADAPAALAALGRSEFDVVFSDVRMAGMDGLALLHEIRRRRPEAVVVLMTAYATVAQAVEAMRAGAYDYLVKPFSLEQVGLLLARVLEVQTLKRENRTLRRALDEPVLLDSASPLMQRALDTARQAAGSDVTVLLTGESGTGKNVLASAIHAWSPRQRGAFVTVACTTLAEHLLESELFGHVKGAFTGAWKDKPGRLEAAEHGTVFLDEVGDLPLELQGKLLRFLEQHRFERVGGSDTIEVDARVLAATHRDLEAEVAAGRFREDLFFRLNVITIRLPALREHLEDLPALTDHVLTTLCTRHRRPALRLAPEARRALHAYRWPGNVRELVNALERAVVLARGDVIQGDDLPDRLLAPDAGSATGEASPATPLSLQELERRHIEQVLADAASLEEAAARLGINVTTLWRKRKRYGID; encoded by the coding sequence ATGGCGTCGATCCTGATCGTCGACGACGAGAAGAACATCCGCAGCCACCTCACGACATACGTGCGCGGGCTCGGCCACACGGCGGAGGCGACGGCCGACGCGCCGGCGGCGCTCGCGGCCCTCGGCCGGAGCGAGTTCGACGTCGTCTTCTCGGACGTCCGCATGGCCGGGATGGACGGGCTCGCGCTGCTGCACGAGATCCGCCGCCGGCGGCCGGAAGCCGTGGTCGTGCTGATGACGGCGTACGCCACCGTGGCGCAGGCCGTCGAAGCGATGCGCGCCGGCGCCTACGACTATCTCGTGAAGCCCTTCTCGCTCGAGCAGGTGGGCCTTCTCCTCGCCCGCGTGCTCGAGGTGCAGACGCTCAAGCGCGAGAACCGCACGCTCCGGCGCGCCCTCGACGAGCCCGTGCTGCTCGACTCGGCGAGCCCGCTCATGCAACGGGCGCTCGATACGGCCCGGCAGGCGGCCGGCTCCGACGTCACCGTGCTGCTCACCGGCGAGAGCGGCACGGGGAAGAACGTGCTGGCGTCCGCCATCCACGCCTGGAGCCCGCGGCAGCGAGGCGCCTTCGTCACGGTCGCCTGCACGACGCTCGCCGAGCACCTGCTCGAGAGCGAGCTCTTCGGCCACGTGAAGGGCGCTTTCACCGGCGCGTGGAAGGACAAGCCCGGCCGGCTCGAGGCGGCGGAGCACGGGACGGTCTTCCTCGACGAGGTGGGCGATCTGCCGCTCGAGCTCCAGGGCAAGCTGCTGCGCTTCCTCGAGCAGCATCGCTTCGAGCGCGTCGGCGGCAGCGACACCATCGAGGTGGACGCCCGCGTGCTCGCCGCCACCCACCGCGACCTCGAGGCCGAGGTCGCCGCCGGGCGCTTCCGCGAGGACCTCTTCTTTCGCTTGAACGTCATCACGATCAGGCTTCCCGCGCTGCGCGAGCACCTCGAGGACCTGCCGGCGCTGACCGACCACGTGCTGACGACGCTCTGCACCCGCCACCGGCGGCCGGCGCTGCGCCTCGCGCCCGAGGCCCGGCGCGCGCTGCACGCGTACCGCTGGCCCGGCAACGTGCGGGAGCTCGTGAACGCGCTCGAGCGGGCCGTCGTCCTCGCGCGGGGCGACGTCATCCAGGGCGACGACCTTCCCGACCGGCTCCTCGCCCCGGACGCGGGGAGCGCGACGGGCGAGGCATCTCCGGCCACGCCGCTGTCTCTCCAGGAGCTCGAGCGGCGCCACATCGAGCAGGTGCTCGCCGATGCCGCGAGCCTCGAGGAGGCCGCGGCGCGCCTCGGCATCAACGTGACGACGCTCTGGCGCAAGCGCAAGCGCTACGGCATCGACTAG
- a CDS encoding PTS sugar transporter subunit IIA: protein MAWLGLIGGYAWTVRSLARVRRRPAAGDVATARGLRLIAAASPRAPQPPAARQPASGRVQMRITDLLTKELVLPALDARGSDEVIETLGMRVAAQHRDIERDRLVQALRERERQVTTALGDGVAIPHARLAGLERTVAAFARSRTGIQWESVDGKPTHLVFLLAGPADLPGAYLKVLAGVSRLLSDERCRARLMEAESETELLLVLRDEEARGHRAVRAA from the coding sequence TTGGCCTGGCTCGGCCTGATCGGCGGCTACGCGTGGACCGTCAGGTCTCTCGCGCGGGTGCGCCGCAGGCCAGCGGCCGGCGACGTCGCCACCGCGCGGGGGCTGCGCCTGATCGCAGCGGCGTCGCCTCGCGCGCCGCAGCCGCCGGCCGCTCGCCAGCCGGCATCGGGGAGGGTGCAGATGAGGATCACGGACCTGCTCACGAAAGAGCTCGTGCTTCCCGCGCTCGACGCGCGCGGGAGCGACGAGGTGATCGAGACGCTAGGGATGCGCGTGGCCGCCCAGCATCGCGACATCGAACGCGATCGCCTGGTGCAGGCGCTGCGCGAGCGGGAGCGGCAGGTTACGACCGCGCTGGGCGATGGCGTGGCGATTCCCCACGCGAGGCTGGCGGGCCTCGAGCGTACCGTCGCGGCGTTCGCGCGCAGCAGGACCGGCATTCAGTGGGAGTCCGTCGACGGCAAGCCGACACACCTGGTCTTCCTGCTGGCCGGGCCGGCCGACCTGCCGGGAGCCTATCTGAAGGTGCTCGCCGGCGTGTCCCGGCTCCTGAGCGACGAGCGCTGCCGTGCCCGGCTCATGGAAGCCGAGAGCGAGACCGAGCTGCTCCTCGTCCTGCGCGACGAGGAGGCTCGCGGCCACCGCGCCGTCCGCGCCGCATAA